GCCCCGGCGCGCGCCTACAATCGGCAGGCGCGCGCATCCGCGCCGGGCGCCCGCCCGGCCCGCATGGCACGCCCGCATCGCACTGAGGACACCGCATGATCGACCACCTGGACCACCTGGTCCTGACCTGCACCGACCCGGCCGCCACCGTCGACTTCTATACCCGCATCCTGGGCATGCGCCTGGAAACCTTCGGCCAGGGCCGCCAGGCCCTGCGCTTCGGCAACCAGAAGATCAACCTGCATGTGCGCGGCAGCGAGTTCGAGCCCAAGGCGCACCTGCCGGTGCCCGGCGCGCTCGACCTCTGCTTCATCGCCGACCGCCCGCTGGACCAGGTCATCGAACACCTGGCCGCGGCCGGCGCGCGCATCATCGAAGGCCCGGTGGCGCGCACCGGCGCCACCGGCAAGATCCGCTCGGTGTACCTGCGCGATCCCGACCTGAACCTGATCGAGATCTCCGAGCTGCAGGCCGGGTCGTGAAGCGGGCCGCGCGGCGGAATCTTGATAACATCGCGGGCATGAACCGCCACTTCCATCACCGCAACCTGCCCCATCTGTTGCTGTATGCGCGCGAGGCGCTGATGGCGCATTTCCGGCCCATCCTGAACCAGGCCGGCGTCACCGAACAGCAATGGCGCGTGCTGCGCACGCTCAGCGACCTGGAACCCATGGAGCCCAACCAGATCGCCGCCAGCTGCCAGATCCTGCGGCCCAGCCTGACGCGCATGCTGCTGGGCATGGAACAGGCCGGCCTGATCGAACGGGCGCGCTCCAGCGCCGACCAGCGGCGCCAGGACATCTCGCTTACGCCCAAGGGGCGCAAACTGATCGAGCGCATGCGTCCGCTGGTGGACAAGCGCTACGAAAACCTGGAAAAAACCGTGGGCAAAGACCGCCTCGAGCGCCTGTATCGCGATATCGACGCGGCCATCGAACTGGTCAAGCGCGAACCGCCGGCGGTCTGACGGCCGCGCCGGCGCCGGCCAGCGGCCGGCGGCGCGGCTATCCCTGGGGGCGCGGCGGCACGGGCCCGCCCTGGTGGGCGAAGCAGCCCACATCAAGCACCGTGCCCGAAATCGCGGCGGCCTGGTCCGACAGCAGGAATGCCGCCGCCGCGGCCATGTCCTCCGGCACCACCGGCCGGCCCGCCGCCGAGCCGGCCGCGTTGCGGCCGAACTTCGACGCGTCGCCCCCCACGCGGCCCAGGCTCATGCCCGACACGATGCCGCCGCCGCCGGGAATCAGCGTATTGACGCGGATGTGCTGATGGAAGTGGTCGTAGGCCATGGCGGCGCCCAGCGCCACCAGGCCGCCTTTGCTGGCGCTGTAGGCTGCCATGTTGGGCTTGCCCCAGCCGGCCCCCGACCCCACGTTGACGATGGCGCCGCCGCCCTGCCGCGCCATGTGCGGTATCACCTGGCGCGCGCACAGGTACACGCCCTTGAGGTTCACCGCCATGATCTGGTCCCACAGGGCTTCGTCGGTATCCAGCACCGTGCCCAGCGGCCCGATGGCGGCATTGTTCACCAGGCCGTCGATGCGGCCATGGCGCTCCAGCGTATGGCGCACCACGCGCGCCACGTCGTCGGCCCGCGACACATCGGCTTCGAGCAGATCGGCCTCCAGCCCGGCCTGCTCGAGCTCGGCCTGCACCTGCCGGATGCCGTTGTGCGCGGTGCTGGACACCTGGGCCGACTCCAGCCCGAACGCCACCACCCGCCAGCCGGCCCGGGCCAGCCCCACCGTGATGCCGGCCCCGATGCCGAAGGTCCCGCCGGTTACGATCACGGTTTTCATGCTGCGCGCTCCTGCGGCAGCGGCAGGATCGCGTTGATCTGCCCGGTGCCGGAACTGGCGAAGTATTCGGTAATGATCTCGGCCGGCCGGTCGTAGGCATCCCAGCCCAGCAGGCCCAGCAGCATGGCCGTGTCGTGCATGCCGCCCTCGCCTTCGCACAGCTCGGCGTACTCGGGCAGCATGGCGCAGAAGGTCTTCCAGTCGCCCTGGCGCCACAGCTCCACCACCCGCAGATCCACCTGGCGGAAGAATTCGCGGCTGATGCTGTGGATGGATTCTTCGGGGCTGCCGTTGTCATTGAAGCGGTGCGACAGCGATCCGCTGGCCAGCACCGCCACATTGCTGTCGCTGCGCTCGATGGCTTCGAGCACCGCCTCGCCCATGCGGCGGCTGTCGTCCAGCTTGTGCCAGGCGCACCAGCCCGCCATCGACACCACCTTGAAATGGCCGTCCTGGTTCATGTAGCGCATGGGCACCAGCGTGCCGTATTCCAGTTCCAGGCTGTCGATCTCGTGGGCCCGCGTGGCCACGCCGCGCGCGTTGGCGGCCTCGGCGATCAGGTGGCCCAGCGCCGGATTGCCCGGATAGGCGTAGCGCATGTCCTTGATGAAATGCGGCAGCTCGTTGCTGGTGTACACCCCCGAGAATTGCCCGTTGCAATTCACGTGATAGCCGGCGTTGACCAGCCAGTGCACGTCGAACACCAGCAGGGTGTCCACGCCCAGCTCGCGGCAGCGCCGGCCGATGACGCGATGGCCCTCGATGGCCGCCTCG
This genomic window from Bordetella petrii contains:
- a CDS encoding SDR family NAD(P)-dependent oxidoreductase, with amino-acid sequence MKTVIVTGGTFGIGAGITVGLARAGWRVVAFGLESAQVSSTAHNGIRQVQAELEQAGLEADLLEADVSRADDVARVVRHTLERHGRIDGLVNNAAIGPLGTVLDTDEALWDQIMAVNLKGVYLCARQVIPHMARQGGGAIVNVGSGAGWGKPNMAAYSASKGGLVALGAAMAYDHFHQHIRVNTLIPGGGGIVSGMSLGRVGGDASKFGRNAAGSAAGRPVVPEDMAAAAAFLLSDQAAAISGTVLDVGCFAHQGGPVPPRPQG
- a CDS encoding VOC family protein; the protein is MIDHLDHLVLTCTDPAATVDFYTRILGMRLETFGQGRQALRFGNQKINLHVRGSEFEPKAHLPVPGALDLCFIADRPLDQVIEHLAAAGARIIEGPVARTGATGKIRSVYLRDPDLNLIEISELQAGS
- the hpaR gene encoding homoprotocatechuate degradation operon regulator HpaR; the encoded protein is MNRHFHHRNLPHLLLYAREALMAHFRPILNQAGVTEQQWRVLRTLSDLEPMEPNQIAASCQILRPSLTRMLLGMEQAGLIERARSSADQRRQDISLTPKGRKLIERMRPLVDKRYENLEKTVGKDRLERLYRDIDAAIELVKREPPAV
- the hpaD gene encoding 3,4-dihydroxyphenylacetate 2,3-dioxygenase, whose translation is MGKLSLAAKITHVPSMYLSELPGRHQGCREAAIEGHRVIGRRCRELGVDTLLVFDVHWLVNAGYHVNCNGQFSGVYTSNELPHFIKDMRYAYPGNPALGHLIAEAANARGVATRAHEIDSLELEYGTLVPMRYMNQDGHFKVVSMAGWCAWHKLDDSRRMGEAVLEAIERSDSNVAVLASGSLSHRFNDNGSPEESIHSISREFFRQVDLRVVELWRQGDWKTFCAMLPEYAELCEGEGGMHDTAMLLGLLGWDAYDRPAEIITEYFASSGTGQINAILPLPQERAA